In one Capra hircus breed San Clemente chromosome 22, ASM170441v1, whole genome shotgun sequence genomic region, the following are encoded:
- the IL17RD gene encoding interleukin-17 receptor D has protein sequence MAPWLQLCSVFFTVNACLNGSQLAVAAGGSSRARGADTCGWRGVGPASRNSGLHNITFRYDNCTTYLNPVGKHMIADAQNITISQYACHDQVAVTILWSPGALGIEFLKGFRVILEELKSEGRQCQQLILKDPKQLNSSFKRAGMESQPFLNMKFETDYFVKIVPFPSIKNESNYHPFFFRTRTCDLLLQPDNLACKPFWKPRNLNITQHGSDMQVSFDHAPHTFGFRFFYLHYKLKHEGPFKRKTCKQEQNTEITSCLLQNVSPGDYIIELVDDSNTTRKVMHYALKPVHSPWAGPIRAVAITVPLVVISAFATLFTVMCRKKQQENIYSHLDEESSESSTYTTALPRERLRPRPKVFLCYSSKDGQNHMNVVQCFAYFLQDFCGCEVALDLWEDFSLCREGQREWVIQKIHESQFIIVVCSKGMKYFVDKKNYKHKGGGRGSGKGELFLVAVSAIAEKLRQAKQSSSGALSKFIAVYFDYSCEGDVPGVLDLSTKYKLMDHLPQLCSHLHSQDRSPQEPGLQPGRVSRRNYFRSKSGRSLYVAICNMHQFIDEEPDWFEKQFSPFHPPPLRYREPVLEKFDSGLVLNEVLCKPGPENEFSLKAESAGPGTPADSHSEGPQFGPDEDVEAGPVVAGASAVLRPLLHAGKAAGPSDMPRDSGIYDSSVPSSELSLPLMEGLSADQTETSSLTESVSSSSGLGEEDPPALPSKLLASGVCKAEPGCCSYTGELHTVAPL, from the exons GGAGTGGGGCCGGCCAGCAGAAACAGCGGGCTGCACAACATCACCTTCAGATATGACA ACTGCACCACTTACTTGAATCCGGTGGGGAAGCACATGATCGCTGACGCCCAGAACATCACCATCAGTCAGTACGCCTGCCACGACCAAGTGGCTGTCACCATTCTTTGGTCCCCTGGGGCCCTCG GCATCGAATTCCTAAAAGGATTTCGGGTAATACTGGAGGAGCTGAAGTCAGAGGGACGACAGTGCCAACAACTGATTCTAAAGGACCCGAAGCAGCTCAACAGTAGCTTCAAAAGAGCT GGGATGGAATCTCAACCTTTCCTGAATATGAAATTTGAAACGGATTACTTTGTAAAGATCGTCCCTTTTCCTTCCATTAAAAACGAAAGCAATTATCACCCTTTCTTCTTCAGAACCCGCA CGTGTGACCTGCTATTGCAGCCGGACAACCTGGCTTGTAAACCTT TCTGGAAGCCTCGGAACCTCAACATCACTCAGCACGGTTCGGACATGCAGGTGTCTTTTGACCACGCACCCCACACCTTTGGCTTCCGTTTCTTCTATCTTCATTACAAGCTCAAGCATGAAGGACCCTTCAAGCGAAAGACCTGTAAACAG GAGCAAAATACAGAGATAACCAGCTGCCTTCTTCAAAATGTGTCTCCTGGGGATTATATAATTGAG CTGGTCGATGACAGTAATACGACAAGAAAAGTGATGCATTATGCCTTAAAACCAG TGCATTCCCCGTGGGCTGGGCCCATCAGAGCCGTGGCCATCACTGTGCCATTGGTCGTCATATCGGCATTCGCGACGCTCTTCACGGTGATGTGCCGCAAGAAGCAACAAG aaaatatatattcacacTTAGATGAAGAGAGTTCGGAGTCCTCCACGTACACCACAGCACTCCCCAGGGAGAGGCTCCGGCCTCGGCCCAAGGTCTTCCTCTGCTATTCCAGTAAAGATGGCCAGAATCACATGAACGTTGTCCAGTGCTTTGCCTACTTCCTCCAGGACTTCTGTGGCTGTGAG gtggctctggaCTTGTGGGAAGACTTCAGCCTCTGCAGGGAAGGGCAGAGAGAATGGGTCATCCAGAAGATACACGAGTCCCAGTTCATCATCGTGGTGTGTTCCAAAGGCATGAAATACTTCGTGGACAAGAAGAACTACAAGCACAAAGGAGGCGGCCGAGGCTCTGGAAAAGGGGAGCTCTTCCTGGTGGCGGTGTCTGCCATTGCCGAGAAGCTCCGCCAGGCCAAGCAGAGTTCATCCGGGGCGCTCAGCAAGTTCATCGCCGTCTACTTCGATTATTCCTGCGAAGGAGACGTTCCCGGCGTCCTGGACCTGAGCACCAAGTACAAACTCATGGACCATCTGCCCCAGCTCTGCTCCCACCTGCACTCCCAGGACCGCAGTCCGCAAGAGCCGGGGCTGCAGCCAGGAAGGGTTAGCCGAAGGAACTACTTCCGGAGCAAGTCAGGCCGCTCCCTGTACGTCGCCATTTGCAACATGCACCAGTTTATCGACGAGGAGCCTGACTGGTTTGAGAAGCAGTTCTCTCCTTTCCATCCGCCTCCTCTCCGCTACCGGGAGCCAGTCTTGGAGAAGTTTGACTCGGGCTTGGTTTTAAACGAAGTCCTCTGCAAGCCAGGGCCCGAGAATGAATTCAGCCTGAAGGCCGAGTCGGCGGGCCCCGGGACACCGGCCGACTCGCACTCTGAGGGCCCGCAGTTCGGGCCTGACGAAGACGTGGAGGCTGGACCCGTTGTCGCGGGTGCCAGTGCCGTTCTGCGGCCCCTGCTGCACGCGGGAAAAGCTGCTGGGCCCTCGGACATGCCGCGGGACTCGGGCATCTACGACTCGTCCGTGCCCTCGTCTGAGCTGTCCCTGCCCCTGATGGAAGGGCTCTCCGCGGACCAGACGGAAACGTCTTCGCTGACGGAGAGCGTGTCGTCCTCCTCAGGCCTGG gtgAGGAAGACCCTCCTGCCCTTCCTTCCAAGCTGCTTGCCTCAGGGGTGTGCAAAGCAGAACCTGGTTGCTGCAGCTACACTGGTGAACTCCACACAGTCGCCCCTTTGTAA